The Nocardioides zeae genome includes the window GTCGTAGCCGAACTGGATGGCGTGGAAGATCTCGTGGATTGCGGTGACACGAAGGTAGTTCAGCGGGGCCGTCGGCTTGAACTCGGCGTAGTCGTTGTCGAGCACGCAGTAGGACGTGGCGCGATAGTTCGATCCCGGTACAAATTGTTCAGGAGCGCAGTACCCGAACACCTTCTGGCTGCCGAGGTCCGTGAGATAGATGTCGAGCTTTGCGTTGCCCCCACGCGTGCCGTCGGAGGGAGCGGCGCGGTACCCGCGGCTGTTCACGAGGTAGTCGTAGGCGTTCTTCGCCACCTGCGCCGTCTGCGAGGCCCACTCGGCGGTAGCGCCGATCCGCTCGTTCTGCGCCTTGTCGACGTAGTGCACGCAGATGCCACCTGTGCACCCCGACTTGACGGTCGAGCCGGCTGGGTAGCCGTCCTCCCCTGGATCGTTCGCCCCGTCAGTCGGTCGCGCCAACAGGCGGTCGGCGGCCTCGCGGTCGGCGCCCCGGAGCTTGGGCTTGGCGATCATCAGGTCGCGCAGCGCGAGGGTCGGGGACTCGGCGGTACCCTCGGTCGTGGTTGCAGGCGCCTCGCCCGCGATGAGGATCTCGGCCCGCTCGAGGGCCTGCTCCGCCTGCGCGGTCGTGATGTCGTCGGGATCGGCGGGCAGCGCGAGCGGCGCCGGCGGGTCGGTCGGCTCGTCGAGGGCGACGACCGCGGCCGAGGAAGGGACCTCGGCGCGGGCAGCGCCACCGGGGAGCAGCGTCGCTCCCAGCATGACGGCGACAGCGGCCACTCCGACGGGCCGCGCGAGATAACGCATAGGGATCCTCCCCAGGACGAGCGTCCGCCCGGTGCGGACAGGCGACACCCTAGGGCTCGGCGGTGACAGCGCGCTGGGCTCCGACCGAACCCGTCCCGCTTGTCCACAGGATCGCCCCGCGGGGGTGGTCGGGTAGGTCCGGGCTGTCCTAGATTTGCCGTGGTTGTCGACGCGATCGGGCGCGTCGACGCGGGCTCGTCGGAGGGTCGCATGCAGTGCCGTGGAGGCAGGTTGGTCGGACTCGTCGTCGGTACGTCGCTGCTCGCAGCGTGCACCGGTGGCGGGGGCGAGACGGAGGAGGCGGGGCCGTGGCCCTCGTCGTCGGCGTCGTCGGAGTCAGCTGCGGCGACGTCCTCGTCAGCGGCGACCTCGGCGCCGGCCGTTCCGGTGATGCCGGAGGAGGCGCGGGGCGAGGGTGACGCGGCCGCCGTGGCGTTCGTGGAGCACTGGGTGGAGCTGGTGAACTACGCGCTCGCGACGGGGGACACGGGGCCGGCGCGAGACCTGGCTCCGGACTGTTCGACGTGTGACGCCGTGCTGAGCGACATCGAGTCGACTTTCGGCCAGCAGGAGGCTGGCCGGTGGATCCTCTTGCAGACCGAGACATTCGAGCCGCGTGAAGAGGACACAGCGTCGACAGACGTGGTTGTCGTCGGCGGCATCAGCACCGATGGTTCCGCCTCACGAGTCGGCGCCGACCTCACCTTTGGCGCCGTATCGTCTGAGAGCAGGTCGTGGGTCATCTCCTGGCTCGACGTACGCGAGCGATGAGCGTCGTGAAGACCAGGATGGTGGAGGCGTCAGTGCTCGTCATAGGTGCCATGGTGGTCGGCCCCCCAGTGAACGCGCTGCCGGTCGCAGACGATCTTGTGACGGTCCGCGACCAGGAGGATGTCGCAACTTCTGCCGCGGAGTCCGCTGTGCGGGTCGGAGCATCCGAGGAGGAGACGACCGAGGTCTACGACGCCTCGGACCGCGAAGTCGCAAGTCGGCAACCGACCGAGGCGCAGATCCAGGCCGCGCGTCAGGCCTACGTCGACAACTCGATCTGCCTGCCCACCGCCGTCATCGGCCTGGGCCTCGGCAACATCTGCGCCGGACGCGTCGCCTGCGACGAGACCACCCTCGACACCTACCTGCAAAACCCCTACCTCGCCACCGGCACCGGACGCCCCAGCAACTGCACCCCCGACCCCCGGCCAGGACCCCACCGCCGTCATCAACGCCGCGGTCTACCAAGCGTTCCGCGAGGTACCCCTGCCCCAGACCGTCCTGCACATCCAACCCCCCGACGGCACCACCCTGGTCAACCTCGAGACCAACTTCTTCACCACCACCCAACCCTTCACCACCACCGTCACCGTCCTCGGTTACACCGTCGAGCTCGACATCACCCCCACCACCTACACCTGGGACTTCGGCGACGGCACCACCACGACCACCACCACCCCCGGCGCGCCCTACCCCGACCTCGACATCACCCACGTCTACACCCGCACCGGCACCTACCCCACCACCCTCACCACCACCTGGTCCGCCGACTTCCGCGTCGACGGACGCGACTGGCAACGCGTCCAGGGCACCGTCGACATGCCCAGCCCCACCCTCGACCTCCAGGTCCGCGAAGCCACCCCCGTCCTCACCGGATGACACCCGGCACGACACCCGGCACGACACCCGCCACGACACCCGTCGACAAAGGGTCACCAACGACACCGGAACCGCCCCCCGGCCCGTCGTCCGTGACCCTTTGGCACGAGCTCCGCGGCCGCACCCGCCCGACCGACGAACGAGGCTGACGCACCCGTGAGCCGGACGACCTCGACCCCGGCCACGCGAACTGTGCGCGGAGGGCAGGTCCGCCCGAGGCGAGTTCACACCAACGTCCCAGTTCGCACCCCGGGTGAGCCCACCGGCACCCACACCATCGAGGTCTCACGACCGTCAACCCGCCCGCCCCCGCGCCCACCCCACGCCCGCCGCCACGCTGTTGGCGCCACGCCCTAGAGTGACCGAGCCGCGGGACCGGAGACGAGGAGCAGGCTGACGATGAGCTCGAGCGCGTTCACTGTCCCCGGGTCGGCGGAGGCCGACCTGGTGCGGCGCCGCGACCTCAACAAGATGCGCACCGTGGCCACGGGGCTCCTGGTGGTCGCTGCCATCGTCTACGTCGCGACGCGCGGCCAGGATGGGTTCCTCGGCTTCGTCAACGCCGGCGCGGAGGCGTCGATGGTGGGCGCGATCGCCGACTGGTTCGCGGTGACCGCCCTCTTCCGCCACCCCCTGCACCTGCCCATCCCGCACACGGCTCTCATCCCGCGTCGGAAGAACGAGCTCGGCCGGGGCCTGCAGGAGTTCGTGCAGGAGAACTTCCTCGCCGAGGGCGTCGTGCGCGAGCGTGTCGACGCGGCCGAGGCGAGCCGCCGGGTGGGGGAGTGGCTCGTCGACCCGGCGCACGCACGGCGCGTGGTCGACGAGGTGGCGGACGTCGCAGTGATCGGGCTGGCGAAGGTGCGGGACGAGCACGTCAGCGAGCTGGCGGAGGCCGTGCTGCTGCCGCGGTTCCGCGAGGAGCCCATTGCGCCGCTCGCCGCGGCACTGCTCGGCGAGATGGTCGACGACAATCTCCACCACGGCGTGGTCGACCTCGGCCTGGGCGAGCTGTTGCGGTGGCTGCGCAACAACGAGGAGACGTTCACGGAGGTGCTCGGCGAGCGCGCCCCGTGGTGGACGCCGACCAAGCTCAACGACGCCGTCACCCAGCGCGTGCACGCCGAGGCGATCAAGTGGGTCGAGGACATCCAGGCCGATCCGCAGCACCGTGCCCGGCAGGCCTTCGACTCCATGCTCCACGACCTCGCCCGCGACCTCGTCCACGACCGCGACACCGCCGAGCGCGCCGAGCGGCTGAAGCTCCGCGTGCTCGACCACCCGCAGGTGCTCGCCACCGCCGTCTCGCTGTGGAAGGCCCTCCAGCGTGCGCTCGTGGCGGGGCTCGAGGAGGAGGCCAGCATGCTGCGCGTCCGGCTCGAGCACGAGCTCGTGAAGTTCGGGCGCCGCCTCACGACGGACGCCGCGCTCCGCCGTCGGCTCGACCAGATGCTGTCCGACGCCGTCGCCTTCGTGGTGGACCGTTACGGCACGGAGCTGACCGGCGTCATCACCACCACGATCGAGCGGTGGGACGGCGACGAGGCGGCGCAGCGCATCGAGCTCCACGTGGGGCGCGACCTGCAGTTCATCCGCATCAACGGCACCGTCGTGGGCGGCCTCGTGGGCGTGCTCATCCACGCCGTCGACGTGCTGCTGCCCTGAGCCGCGGTGCGATGATGGACGCGTGAGCGACCCCTTCGACGTCCCCGTCCGCGACGGCTCCATCCGTCTCGGACAGTTCCTCAAGCTGGCGAACCTGGTGGAGTCCGGCGCGCAGGCGAAGCCCGTCATCGCTGAGGGCCGGGTGCTCGTCAACGGCGAGGTTGACACGCGGCGCGGTCGCCAGCTGGTCGTCGGCGACGTCGTGACGCTCGACGGTCAGAGCGCCCGTGCAGTCGACGCGGAGGGCTTCGACGACGGCCTTCCCTGGTAGCGCCCCCCGCAACGTCATGCGCCCCGCAGGCTCGAGCCTGCGGGGCGCATGACGTTCGCGAGGGGGACCCTCACCAACCAGGGACCGGGGTCAGGAGACGCCCAGCAGGTCGACGACGAAGATCAGCGTCTCGCCGGGCTTGATGACGCCGCCGGCGCCACGGTCGCCGTACCCCAGGTGCGGCGGGATGACGAGCTGACGGCGGCCGCCGACCTTCATGCCCTGCACGCCGGTGTCCCAGCCGGAGATGACCTGGCCGATGCCGAGGCGGAACTGCAGGGGCGCGCCGCGGTTGTACGACGCGTCGAACTCCTCGCCGGTCGAGTGGGCCACACCCACGTAGTGCACGGAGACGGTCTGGCCCGCCTTGGCCTCCTCGCCGTCGCCGACGGTGACGTCGGTGATGACCAGGTCGGCCGGGGGCTCAGGGTCGAAGAAGTCGATCTCGGGCTTGTCCATGCTGCCCAGCCTAGAGCCCGCCCCCCGACCGGCCTCAGCCCTGGTGCACGTAGGCGTCGAGCTGGTCCCGCTCGAAGGCCAGCTCGTCGATGCGGGCCTTCACGACGTCACCGATGCTGACGATCCCGACGATGCGGGTCCGGTCCTCGACCACGGGCAGGTGGCGGATGCGGTAGGTCGTCATCTCCTGCATGAGGTGGGCGACCTCCTCGGTCGCCCCGCAGGTGCGCACCGACGTCGTCATCACGTCCCGCACCGACGCGCCCAGCAGC containing:
- a CDS encoding DUF6318 family protein, with protein sequence MVVDAIGRVDAGSSEGRMQCRGGRLVGLVVGTSLLAACTGGGGETEEAGPWPSSSASSESAAATSSSAATSAPAVPVMPEEARGEGDAAAVAFVEHWVELVNYALATGDTGPARDLAPDCSTCDAVLSDIESTFGQQEAGRWILLQTETFEPREEDTASTDVVVVGGISTDGSASRVGADLTFGAVSSESRSWVISWLDVRER
- a CDS encoding PKD domain-containing protein — translated: MSQLLPRSPLCGSEHPRRRRPRSTTPRTAKSQVGNRPRRRSRPRVRPTSTTRSACPPPSSAWASATSAPDASPATRPPSTPTCKTPTSPPAPDAPATAPPTPGQDPTAVINAAVYQAFREVPLPQTVLHIQPPDGTTLVNLETNFFTTTQPFTTTVTVLGYTVELDITPTTYTWDFGDGTTTTTTTPGAPYPDLDITHVYTRTGTYPTTLTTTWSADFRVDGRDWQRVQGTVDMPSPTLDLQVREATPVLTG
- a CDS encoding DUF445 domain-containing protein; amino-acid sequence: MSSSAFTVPGSAEADLVRRRDLNKMRTVATGLLVVAAIVYVATRGQDGFLGFVNAGAEASMVGAIADWFAVTALFRHPLHLPIPHTALIPRRKNELGRGLQEFVQENFLAEGVVRERVDAAEASRRVGEWLVDPAHARRVVDEVADVAVIGLAKVRDEHVSELAEAVLLPRFREEPIAPLAAALLGEMVDDNLHHGVVDLGLGELLRWLRNNEETFTEVLGERAPWWTPTKLNDAVTQRVHAEAIKWVEDIQADPQHRARQAFDSMLHDLARDLVHDRDTAERAERLKLRVLDHPQVLATAVSLWKALQRALVAGLEEEASMLRVRLEHELVKFGRRLTTDAALRRRLDQMLSDAVAFVVDRYGTELTGVITTTIERWDGDEAAQRIELHVGRDLQFIRINGTVVGGLVGVLIHAVDVLLP
- a CDS encoding RNA-binding S4 domain-containing protein, whose product is MSDPFDVPVRDGSIRLGQFLKLANLVESGAQAKPVIAEGRVLVNGEVDTRRGRQLVVGDVVTLDGQSARAVDAEGFDDGLPW
- a CDS encoding FKBP-type peptidyl-prolyl cis-trans isomerase; translated protein: MDKPEIDFFDPEPPADLVITDVTVGDGEEAKAGQTVSVHYVGVAHSTGEEFDASYNRGAPLQFRLGIGQVISGWDTGVQGMKVGGRRQLVIPPHLGYGDRGAGGVIKPGETLIFVVDLLGVS
- a CDS encoding CBS domain-containing protein, which codes for MRIQDVMRGEPVVTIGPDATVGDLVLLLERHNIGAVVVSSDGTTLEGIVSERDVVRRLASDGPAELLGASVRDVMTTSVRTCGATEEVAHLMQEMTTYRIRHLPVVEDRTRIVGIVSIGDVVKARIDELAFERDQLDAYVHQG